A stretch of Sphingomicrobium flavum DNA encodes these proteins:
- a CDS encoding autotransporter domain-containing protein: MTKTRLLAGSLLAGAAMVALPSAASAQRIDRIVAFGDSYADDGNLFQIIGVDPITTGAYTTGRFSGGSNYIDSVGGRLGVPIDNFAIGGALASGGNTNSGAILPPLGIPGFPTEVGAFLSGGGGVFPSVSGTFDENDLLMVSIGGNDARFYQQNGGSLAGAAAAGQASAAAGSAGLDALVAAGARNISFLAGNTAFLPEVNFDPDPDAFEVRNAYSTAFLADMRQTLGGYAADGVMVHYLDATVITEVVMANMAEFGLVGFACPPDTTCIVSQTTANQYFVYFDQLHATSRGFDIIGQYVLKQLEAPLTIAASSELAMDNARAFGRVLTNRGDVGAPRDGDMSEGLSIFVGGDGFSRNTPITMTQDAMEIRSTGVSAGLQYGFGNGTIGLVGRYSMPQANYVGGSAEAEATSLQIGAFGSFAMGPVFAQGYVGFGSDDHEAEREGVEMIEAIEREADFDGDHVVAGAKLGYLANIGKFRIGPVAALDYATVDVDGYTESGDPALNLIVDDIDYSSLRGSLGLELRGDFAGGGVQVRPYAAFTLEKELDGDGRIFSFSQTTSPEIVNSWDVGDADDSIYTRLAGGFSAQIAGQLRLDVSGTTTFGKDDGNETAANVALKLGF, encoded by the coding sequence ATGACCAAGACCCGCCTTCTCGCCGGCAGCCTTCTGGCCGGCGCCGCCATGGTCGCGCTTCCTTCGGCCGCATCGGCCCAGCGCATCGACCGTATCGTCGCTTTCGGGGACAGCTATGCCGATGACGGTAACCTGTTCCAAATCATCGGTGTCGATCCGATCACCACCGGCGCCTACACGACCGGTCGTTTTTCGGGCGGATCCAATTACATCGATAGCGTGGGCGGCCGGCTTGGCGTGCCGATCGACAATTTCGCCATTGGCGGTGCGCTGGCATCGGGTGGCAACACCAATTCGGGCGCTATCCTGCCCCCGCTCGGCATTCCGGGCTTCCCGACCGAAGTTGGCGCCTTCCTGTCGGGCGGCGGCGGCGTCTTCCCGAGCGTCAGCGGCACCTTCGATGAAAACGACCTGCTTATGGTCTCGATCGGCGGCAACGACGCGCGCTTCTACCAGCAAAATGGCGGCAGCCTCGCGGGCGCCGCAGCGGCCGGGCAGGCCTCGGCAGCAGCCGGTTCGGCCGGGCTCGATGCGCTGGTGGCAGCCGGCGCGCGCAACATCAGTTTCCTTGCCGGCAACACCGCCTTCCTTCCCGAAGTCAATTTCGATCCGGATCCCGATGCCTTCGAAGTGCGCAACGCCTATTCGACGGCCTTCCTCGCCGACATGCGCCAGACCCTGGGCGGCTATGCCGCCGATGGCGTGATGGTCCATTATCTTGATGCTACGGTAATCACCGAAGTGGTGATGGCGAACATGGCCGAATTCGGTCTGGTCGGCTTTGCCTGCCCGCCCGACACGACGTGCATCGTCTCGCAGACCACCGCCAACCAGTATTTCGTCTATTTCGACCAGCTGCACGCCACCAGCCGCGGCTTCGACATCATCGGTCAATATGTGCTCAAGCAGCTTGAAGCCCCGCTGACCATTGCGGCATCCTCCGAACTCGCCATGGACAATGCCCGCGCCTTTGGCCGGGTCCTCACCAATCGCGGCGATGTCGGCGCCCCGCGCGATGGCGACATGTCCGAAGGGCTCAGCATCTTCGTCGGCGGCGACGGCTTCAGCCGCAACACGCCCATCACGATGACGCAGGACGCCATGGAAATCCGTTCAACCGGTGTCAGCGCCGGCCTGCAATATGGCTTTGGCAACGGCACCATCGGCCTGGTCGGTCGCTATTCGATGCCGCAGGCCAACTATGTCGGCGGCAGCGCCGAGGCCGAGGCCACCAGCCTCCAGATCGGCGCTTTCGGCAGCTTCGCCATGGGCCCCGTCTTCGCGCAGGGTTATGTCGGTTTCGGCAGCGACGATCATGAAGCTGAACGCGAAGGCGTGGAAATGATCGAAGCCATCGAACGCGAAGCCGATTTCGACGGCGATCATGTCGTTGCCGGCGCCAAGCTTGGCTATCTTGCCAATATCGGCAAGTTCCGCATCGGCCCGGTCGCCGCGCTCGATTATGCCACCGTCGATGTCGACGGCTATACCGAAAGCGGCGATCCCGCGCTCAACCTCATCGTCGATGATATCGACTATTCCTCGCTGCGCGGTTCGCTCGGCCTGGAACTGCGCGGTGATTTTGCGGGCGGCGGCGTGCAGGTGCGGCCCTATGCGGCCTTCACCCTGGAAAAGGAACTGGATGGCGATGGCCGCATCTTCTCCTTCAGCCAGACTACCAGCCCCGAAATCGTCAACAGCTGGGATGTCGGCGATGCTGATGACAGCATCTATACCCGCCTCGCGGGCGGCTTCTCGGCGCAGATTGCAGGCCAGCTGCGCCTCGACGTTTCGGGCACCACCACATTCGGCAAGGATGATGGTAACGAGACGGCGGCCAATGTGGCGCTGAAGCTCGGCTTCTGA
- a CDS encoding TIGR00341 family protein, with product MDAETKTADAAADKPNPHASEGLKIIALARQWWRRNMVKAVDQLDAIRRTKEECGMDGRYIFMTAMSAGIAVLGLILSSPAVVIGAMLLSPLMGPIIGAGFALAIWDTKWLRESGRTLFWGVIAAIALSALISWMSPIQTITSEIAGRTRPSLLDLAVALFSGLAGSYAMIKGRHGTIVGVAIAVALMPPLAVVGFGLATVNWTVFGGALMLFITNLVTIAATSAVMARLYGFRTTLSKKRGALQSVIIAGALILLAIPLYYSLGQIAYEARATRAANQVLTAQFDSRARFESIQVDTDSDPVSITAAVFTPDYRRDAASDAEQLLAAQLGRPVAVQIEQFRVPVNSAAAETAELNAARNRQQAEAAQRSVEMLTDKLALVAGVEQDAVIVDRDKRLALVRATPIEGASLAAYRVFETRIGRTAPDWTVELVPPARPLPNVAFDAEGNADENAIAIIAWAGQRVRAPILLSGTADNIETVREALAAAGFTSVRANETRGTGVTAAWVAPDAI from the coding sequence ATGGATGCTGAAACCAAGACCGCAGATGCGGCCGCCGACAAGCCCAACCCCCATGCCAGCGAGGGGCTGAAGATCATCGCGCTCGCCCGCCAATGGTGGCGGCGCAACATGGTCAAGGCGGTCGACCAGCTGGATGCCATCCGCCGCACCAAGGAAGAATGCGGCATGGACGGCCGCTATATTTTCATGACCGCCATGTCGGCGGGGATCGCCGTCCTCGGCCTTATCCTCTCCAGCCCCGCCGTCGTCATCGGCGCCATGCTGCTGTCACCGCTGATGGGGCCCATCATCGGGGCGGGCTTCGCGCTGGCGATCTGGGATACCAAATGGCTGCGCGAAAGCGGGCGCACCCTCTTCTGGGGTGTAATCGCCGCCATCGCTTTATCCGCGCTCATCAGCTGGATGAGCCCCATTCAGACCATCACCAGCGAAATTGCCGGGCGCACTCGGCCCAGCCTGCTCGACCTCGCGGTTGCGCTCTTTTCCGGGTTGGCGGGCTCTTATGCCATGATCAAGGGGCGGCACGGCACGATCGTCGGGGTCGCCATCGCGGTCGCCTTGATGCCCCCGCTCGCAGTCGTCGGTTTCGGGCTCGCCACCGTCAACTGGACGGTCTTCGGCGGCGCCTTGATGCTGTTCATCACCAACCTTGTCACCATCGCCGCCACCTCGGCGGTGATGGCGCGCCTCTATGGTTTCCGCACCACCTTGTCGAAAAAGCGCGGCGCTCTGCAATCGGTGATCATCGCGGGCGCGCTCATCCTGCTCGCCATCCCGCTTTATTATTCGCTCGGGCAGATCGCCTATGAGGCGCGCGCCACCCGCGCCGCCAACCAGGTGCTGACCGCCCAGTTCGACAGCCGCGCGCGCTTTGAATCGATCCAGGTCGATACCGATAGCGATCCGGTCAGCATCACCGCTGCGGTCTTCACCCCAGATTATCGCCGCGACGCGGCGTCCGATGCCGAACAATTGCTCGCCGCCCAGCTTGGCCGCCCGGTTGCAGTGCAGATCGAACAGTTCCGCGTGCCCGTGAACAGCGCGGCAGCCGAAACCGCCGAACTCAACGCCGCACGCAACCGCCAGCAGGCCGAAGCCGCCCAGCGCAGCGTCGAAATGCTGACCGACAAGCTGGCATTGGTGGCCGGGGTCGAGCAGGATGCCGTCATCGTCGATCGCGACAAGCGGCTCGCCCTCGTCCGCGCGACACCCATCGAAGGCGCCAGCCTGGCCGCCTATCGCGTGTTCGAAACCCGCATCGGCCGCACCGCGCCCGATTGGACGGTCGAACTGGTCCCGCCCGCGCGACCGCTCCCCAACGTGGCGTTCGATGCCGAGGGCAACGCCGATGAAAATGCGATCGCGATCATTGCCTGGGCCGGACAGCGCGTGCGGGCGCCGATCCTGCTGTCGGGGACGGCGGACAATATCGAGACGGTGCGCGAAGCCCTCGCCGCCGCGGGTTTCACCAGCGTGCGGGCAAACGAGACACGCGGCACCGGCGTCACCGCCGCCTGGGTCGCCCCCGACGCAATCTAG